Genomic window (Zonotrichia albicollis isolate bZonAlb1 chromosome 11, bZonAlb1.hap1, whole genome shotgun sequence):
ATTTATCCCTTAAAAACCCACCTggtggctgggagctgcagggctgcctttggcacaggtCTTATTAAATAATAAACCAGGCAATAAAATCCTTCGTCCTGCCTggaagagctgtgctggggtgaGAGGAGTCACCTTCTCTGTGGTGGCGGTTTGGAAATGTGATTTAAATCCCTTTGCTTGTGGCAAAGAACATCAGGAAATTCCATCATTTGGGCTGAGTGAGTGTGGTCAGACCAGATCCCCTGGGTGGTCAGGGGAGCTGCTTCATTCCTGATCCTTCCCCCATAATGTGGGATGGGGTTGGTTATTTCTCCAAACTATGCAGGACTTGGAAGCccaagcagctcccagccagggaAATCCCTGGATTTTGGAGCCACCTCAGAGGCTGCCCTTGGGATGGATtctctgggagcagggatggagaggaTGTGGAGGGAGGCAGGATCcaggtgctggggctgagccagCACCTCCCAGCCCGGTGTCAGGGAAAAtgggacatcaggaggaattatTCCATGGAAGGGGCTGTGAAACGTGGGAAGGGGCGGCACAGGGAGGCTCTGCAGACGTGTCCctgagctctctgtgctgctgacCAGGTGGGGCCGGGTccaggtggggctgggccatggcggAGCTCGTTCCCCAGCACAGCATTCCGTgtgaaaagctgccaggacacaAAGGGCGGCTGAGCTGCGGCTTGGCAGCGATTTCctgccagccccgagcccaCAAACGGCCCTTTGGAGAGCGGGGAAGGGAAGTGCTCTGCGAGGGGGGAGAGGCAGAGGGGAATTGGGCATCATTAACCCGCTCCTGGGGCGGGCAGGGGGCCGTCGGAGCCGGGCAGCTTCCCAATCCATAAACGGCGAGCCGGGGTATTCCCCGTGGAGGTTTAATGTGTGCGATAATCAGCGTTAGTCATTCATATTTTCCCCAGCCTTTGCCTGtgcaataaaaaatatttagttcCTTGGCGGCGGGCCAGGAGCGGGGCTGAATGGATCGATGCCTCTAAATGCCTGACATGATTCTCTGGGAGCTGCGAGGGTTTTCAGCATGACTGCCTGGGAAGAAAGAGCTCCGTGTTATCCAAAGCTGCTTAGTGGGGACCAAGGAGAAACATGAACTGCTTTGGTTCTCCCTTTCAGCAGGGGAAGAAAGGCGGGCACGGCTCAGGAACGGCGGGGCTGGCAGGCTGGGGgagcggggatggagcagggaatgtgcagggagagagcagggatggagcagggaatgtGCAGGGAGAGAGCAAGGATGGATTCTGCTGATCCCAGAGACTGGGGAGGGaatgtgcagggatggagcagggaatgtgcagggatggagcagggaatgtgcagggatggagcagggaatgtGCAGGGAGAGAGCAAGGATGGATCCTGCTGATCCCAGAGACTGGGGAGGGaatgtgcagggatggagcagggaatgtGCAGGGATGGATCAGGGAATGTGCAGGGATGGATCAGGGAATGTGCAGGGATGGATCAGGGAATGTGCAGGGATGGATCAGGGAATGTGCAGGGATGGATCAGGGAATGTGCAAGGATGGATCAGGAAatgtgcagggagagcagggaatgtGCAGGGATGGATCAGGGAATGTGCAGGatgagagcagggacagcagggatggatCCTGCTGATCCCAGGGACTGAGGGGAGGGAAATGTGTGATCAGGGCCAGGCATCCTCCTTGttgtgctgctgtgttttcCTCCATTGTTCCCTGGGAGTGCCGGCGTCTCCTGGGCTTTGTTGCTTGGAGCAAGGGCAGAAttccccctgtgccctggcactcCTGGTCTCGTGGGTTTTCCAGGACGTTTTGTGGATATCCTTTGGCTCCAGGGTTGGGATGCAGCCATTCCTTTGCTCCTCCTGGCTgaggctcccagctctgccagaaggAGAACTCCTGGGCTCTGGAGCTTTCCTGGGAATGCCAGCGTgtcctgggctttgctgcttgAGGCAAGCACAGAATGCCCAATGAGCAAAGCTGTGCCGTGGGCACTGGGCTCTGCCATTCCTGGCCATGTGGCTTTTCCTACATGTTTTTGTAAACAACCTCCTCCTGCATTTTCCTGCTATTGCAGCAAAGGAGCTCAGGTGTCCCTGGGCATCCTCGCAGCATTCCCAGTGCTCTCAGTGAGGCTGATGTTGATCTGTCCCCTGTGGATCTGGATCCTGTGGCATGGGGGGACCACGGGGTCTCAtccctgctgggacagggctgtgctgctggtggcGCCTCGTTTCCTTCTGTTGCCCTTCAAAGCTTCTCCCATCCCACAGAATAATTCCGTGTCCCCCTCGGAGAGCCTGCGGGCCAGCGAGAAGCACCGGAGCTCCACAGACTACAGCATCGACTCCAAGAAGAGGAAAGCGGAGGAGAAGGACAGCATGAGCCGATATgtgagtgacagggacagctctgaggccacggggacacctggggcagcGCCTGGGGGCAGAAAGTGGGATTGGGGTGGTGCTTTCCAGCTGTGATGTGAGTCAGCTGGGGCAGAGAACCGTGGGGTCATTCAGGCTGTAAAAGGCCTTGGAGACCATTGTGTCCAAccatcccccagcactgccagggccaccataacccatgtccccaagtgccacatccactcCCTAGCTGACTgcaccctgccctgggcagccccttccaacaCCTGACCACCTTTTCCACGGGAGAATTTCCCCTGATCTCCATCCCgagtgtcctgctgctgctgggcatggTTTGGCTCCTCAGGGGAGTAGTTTTTGGAGCTCTCCGCGGGGTATGACACGCTTTGTGTTCCAGGACAGCGATGGTGACAAGAGCGATGACCTGGTGGTCGATGTCTCCAATGAGGTGAGCTCTGTGTTTGGCATGTGGGAGGTGACCGGCCTGAAGGGGAAGccgggagggaaggagggagcccTTCCTTCCCCCTGTGGCAATTCCAAGGCTTTTCCCCCTCCCAGGACCCTGCCACCCCCCGGGTGAGCCCGGCCCATTCCCCCCCGGAGAACGGCCTGGACAAAGCGCGCGGGCTGAAGAAGGGCGACGCTCCCAACAGCCCGGCCTCGGTggcctcctccagcagcactcCCTCCTCCAAGACCAAGGACCTGGGCCACGTACGTCCCCTCTGGGgtgcctggggcaggctgtggctcccagcagctggagctcacccctccttctccatcccTTCTCCCCCCAGAACGACAAATCCTCCACGCCCGGCCTCAAGTCCAACACTCCGACGCCCAGGAACGACGCTCCCACCCcgggcaccagcagcacccCGGGGCTGCGGCCCATGCCCGGCAAACCCAGCGGCATGGACCCCCTGGGTGGGTACCGGTGTCACTGCAGTgtcaccagtgtccccagcacagcttcGGCTCGTCCTTGTCCgcggggagcagcagctctggggggattgCATTTATGGGGGACCTAATCCAATGGGGCAAGGAGGGAGGTCTGGTCACGGAGTGAGCGGTGTTGGGATGAGGAGACACAGACTCAAGCTGTGCTAGGGGAAGTTCAGGTTGGAcgtcaggaggaatttctttgAGAAAGAGGTGCCCAGGAAGAGGTGGTGGAGAGCCCATCCCTGGACGTGTCAAGGGAATCCTGGGATGTGGCTCAcagtgctctgggatgggcGGAAGGTGGTGTTGGGCCAGGGGTTGGACTCCATGGTGTTGGTATTTTCTGTGGCTGTGCTCTGgtgctctgtccccagccctgcccgtgtgtccccagccctgcccgtgtgtccccagccctgcccgtgTCCCCAGCCGTGCCCCTGTCCCCAACCCTGACCGTGTCCCCGCTCTCGCAGCCTCGGCCCTGCGGACGCCCATCTCCATCGCGGGCTCGTACGCGGCGCCCTTTGCCATGATGGGGCACCACGAGATGAACGGGTCCCTGACGAGCCCCGGCGCCTACGCGGGGCTGCACAACCTCCCCCCGCAGATgagcgcggccgccgccgccgctgccgcctaCGGCCGGTCGCCAATGGTGAGCTTTGGAGCTGTACGTAGCACTTTTAGCTCCTTTCTCATTGGGGGGAGGCCTGGGGGGGCTCCTGGgggggctcctgggggctgGGACTGCTCCTCAGAGCCAGCTGAGCTTTGGATTGAAGGGGTGGGGATGGAGATGCTTCTTTGTGGGGTGATGTGCATGTGCCAGTGGGTTGGGgtttctccttccccttccttggCTCCTTATCCCATTCCTCAACCCCCTTCCCATTCCTCTCACTAAACTCCTCTTTTAAGGCAGAACAAGGAGTCAAACATTGCCATTAAAGCAGAGATTGGGGTCTCTGCCATTAAAGCAGTGATTGGGGTTTCTACCCTCAGGGTGCCAGGCACAAGGTGGTTGATCCCATCTCTGGGGGCTTGGGAACAAcacagggagagggagggtgtcCCACCTGGTTCTTGCAGACCCCTTTGGCTGGTTCCCCTTCCTGCCAGGGGGAAATGCCAGTTAGCTTTGAGCAGCAGgggaagagcaggagctgcccagtgtccccaggggtcATGGATGGGAAGCTGTGAGGCATTCCCGGCCTCACCCGTGTCCGTGCATCTCTTGGCAGGTCGGGTTTGACCCTCACCCACCCATGCGAGCCCCAGGCCTGCCCTCCAGCCTGGCGTCCATCCCCGGAGGGAAACCGTAAGTCCCGcttggatttttgtgggatcAGAGGGGACGAGCAGCCGGGAGGGAGACGAGGGCCGCCTTCACCCAGGGCTGGCGCTGTCAGCACGGTGTGACAGCCCCCgggagccccatccctggcgctgagcccctttcccacCCCGGCAGGGCGTACTCGTTCCACGTGAGCGCGGACGGGCAGATGCAGCCGGTGCCGTTCCCGCACGACGCGCTGGCGGGGCCGGGCATCCCGCGGCACGCGCGGCAGATCAACACGCTGAGCCACGGCGAGGTGGTGTGCGCCGTCACCATCAGCAACCCCACCCGCCACGTCTACACCGGCGGCAAGGGCTGCGTCAAGATCTGGGACATCAGCCAGCCCGGCAGCAAGAGCCCCATCTCACAGCTGGACTGCCTGGTGAGGGCCGGAGcccccgtgctggggctgctgctgtccccagggctgtgtcccctgtccccacccgCCTCTGATGCTGTTAATCGTCTTTGCCCCGTTAACACCAACATCTCTTCCCCACATTGCCATCTATGTTTCCGCTTTTCCCCGCTGCCCTCCCTTTCTTCTTCCGCCCTTAACATCCTGTTGCTCTTCCTCATTGCCAACTCCTTGTCTTCTGTTACTGTCTTATCCCTCTTCTCGTTTTCTCTCTTTCTACCTTTAAATTTcgcttttcctctttctccatCAACgtcccttttcctctttccccatCAACATCCCTGCTTTTCTCCCCATCAATgtccctttttctctctccgCATCAGCatcccttttcttctttccccatCAAGTGTCCCTTTTCCTCAAATgtcccttttcctctttcctcatCAACAACatcccttttcctctttccccatCAGCATCCCTGTTCCCCTTCTCCCTATCAacgtcccttttccccttctccccatcaatgtcccttttccccttctccccatcAACGTCCCTTTTCCCCTTAGCTAATGAAATATCCCGTTTTCTCTTTCGCCATCAAACATCCCTTTTCCTCAAACGTCCCTTTTCCTCTTAGCTAATGAAATAtccctttttctctttccccatCAAACgtcccttttcctctttccccacCAACATCCCTTTTGCTCTTCTCCCCATCAACGTCCCTTTTCCTGATTCCCCTGTCAACGTCCCTGTTCCTCTTTTCCCACCGCCTTGCGCTCcctttcctcttccctctccacaccccttttcctctcccttttgtCCCTGACGGTCCCTTTGTGTCCCCAGAACAGGGATAACTACATCcgctcctgcaagctgctgcCGGACGGCCGCACGCTGATCGTGGGGGGCGAGGCCAGCACGCTGACCATCTGGGACCTGGCGTCTCCCACGCCGCGCATCAAGGCCGAGCTGACGTCGTCGGCGCCCGCCTGCTACGCGCTGGCCATCAGCCCCGACGCCAAGGTGTGCTTCTCGTGCTGCAGCGACGGCAACATCGCCGTCTGGGACCTGCACAACCAGACCCTCGTCAGGTGAGCCCAATGGGTCCTGCCGCTCGGGGGGGCTGGGGTAGGATGGGgtgggaaggaccttaaaggTTGCTTTTATCCCGTCACGTTCCCTTTTGTCTTCTGTTGGTGTTCTTTTCCCCCCACAATgtcccttttcttctgtttttgcCAGTGTTCCTTTACCCCTTCCTCCACAACgtcccttttccttttgtcagtgtcccttttccttccatcaatgtctcttttcctcttctttttctcaacgtctctttttctcttttgttaaCATCCCTTTCCTCTTCCATCAGTGTccattttcctcttctttttctcaacgtctctttttctcttttgttaaCATCCCTTTTCCTCTTCCACCAGTGTCccttttcctcttgcttttgTCAGCATCCCCTTTCCTTTTGTTAGTGTCCCACTTCCTCTTTTGTCAACAtcccttttcctcttccttccatcaatatttcttttcctctttccccacCCCATTGCCAtctctttcctctcctcctcatCGTGGTCCCTTGTCctcttctccccatcatggTTCCTTTCCTCTTGCcccctttcctcttttccttgggCAAAaccaccttccactatcccaggttgctccaagccccgtccaacctggccttaaaATTCCAGGGATGAGGAGTCCACCACCCtctcagggctggagccaggaaCACCCTCTGGTGATGCTGCACCATCTCCTGGTGCTCATCCCTAAACCAGCCCAGGCCTTGGCCAGGCTGGTGCTCCTCAGCTCAGGATGCTCCTGGATagattttcagaaatatttgttGTGGACGAGCCACACAAACATCTGAGCACCTTGAACGCAGCTCTGGGCCTCTTCTAGTGCTCCCCTTGcagaattccatgattttttttctgctcccaAGGCAATTCCAAGGGCACACGGACGGGGCCAGCTGCATAGACATCTCCCACGACGGTACGAAGCTGTGGACGGGGGGCCTGGACAACACGGTGCGCTCCTGGGACCTGCGGGAAGggcggcagctgcagcagcacgaCTTCACCTCCCAggtgggcaggggaagggggcACAGGGGTACAGGGGGCAGGGATCCATCCTGTGAGGCCCCTGGCTGCTGgaggggcttttcctgctgggaaaaCGGCCCTGGGAGCTCCGAGCGTGGCTGTTCCcactggttttggggtggcCCGGGAATGCTGGGGCTGCCCGGATCTTGTGGCAGCTCCTCTTTTCCATCCTTGCAGGATGAGGCTGCTGTTGAGGGAGCAGCTGTTTTCATGGGGTGCCTGTGGGTGTAACAGGGTTCTCTGGGTGCCCTTGGGTGGGATGAGAGCAGGGATCAGAGATCAGGATCCTGCTTCCTCCAGCAGAGCCTGATCcagaggggcagagctgggacctTGTGTCCCAATGGGAAGGGCAGCAATATCCATGGGCATGGAGCCATCCCAACCCCAGGATCTGCCTCTCCCCACCTGCTCCATCCATCTGGGgctggccagcagctcccagaatggttgggctgggagaggcaccTTGAGGATCTCTCATCCCACCCTTGTGTAGGAGGCCAAGAATTCCCACTGATCTCCCCATATCCCACTTCCACCCGCAGATCTTCTCCCTGGGATACTGCCCGACGGGCGAGTGGCTGGCGGTGGGCATGGAGAGCAGCAACGTGGAGGTGCTGCACCACACCAAGCCCGACAAGTACCAGCTGCACCTGCACGAGAGCTGCGTGCTCTCCCTCAAATTCGCCTACTGCggtgagcagcagggcagggacggGCACCCTGCAGTCCTGGGGTGGGCTGGCATGGGAGAGATGGGCACCCTGCAGTCCTGGGGTGGGCTGGCATGGGAGACATGGGCACCCTGCAGTCCTGGGGTGATTTGGGAGACGTGGGCATCCTACAGTCGTGGAGTGGGATGGGAGAGATGGGCATCCTGGAATTGTGGagtgggctgggatgggagagaTGGGCACCCTGCAGTCCTGGGGTGGGCTGGCATGGGAGAGATGGGCACCCTGCAGTCCTGGGGTGGGCTGGCATGGGAGAGATGGGCACCCTGCAGTCCTGGGGTGGGCTGGCATGGGAGAGATGGGCACCCTGCTGTCCTGGGGTGTGATTTGGAAGAGATGGGCATCCTGGACTCCTGGAATGTGTTGGGTTGTgttgggagagaccttaaagctcatcccaggGGCACCTCCCACCTGACCCCACCCCAGGAGATCCTCATGGATGGGGAttgtggaatcatggaatgtttgtggttggaaggaaccttaaattGGGACACCTctcaccatcccagggtgctccaagccccatccagcctggccatggacacttgcagggatgggaaaCAGGGATGGCCATGAACTGCAGGAAGGGACCATGCTCAATGCAGCTAGAGGGGCTGAGCATGGATGTTTCCAGCAGGATCCATCCCATGGATGCTGCACTTGGGGTTTATTCCCATAAACCCATCCTAGTTGTGGTGGGGTTTACCCCCATAACCCCATCCTGGTTTAGGCAGAGTTTATTCCCTGGGTTATTCCCATAAACCCATCCTGGCTCTGGTGGGGGTTATTCCCATAAACTCATCTTAGTTTTGGCAGGGTCTATTCTCATAAACCCATCCTGGTTTTGGCAGGGTTATTCCCATGAACCCATCCTGGTTTTGGCAGGGTTTATTCCCATAAACCCATCCTGATTTTGGCTGCAAACAGCCATGGAGCACCACTGGAGGTGGGAAAGCAGCATTTGGATtcttccagcagagcagggctgggcaggactCCCCAGGAACATCCAGattttcccatttctcccaAATCTCTGGGCTCAGACAGactgtggggacagggcagggttGGGGAGGTGGCACCAGCAGGGTTCAGCCgctgatcccaaattcccaacgCAGGGAAGTGGTTTGTGAGCACTGGGAAGGACAACCTGCTCAACGCCTGGAGGACGCCCTACGGAGCCAGCATCTTCCAGGTGGGAGAGCCCGGGAGGGGCAcgggctgggggctgctcccgggttcccattcctggagagagggaatggggatCCTTTGGGATGGCCGGATTGGTGTCAGGGTGCGGGATAATGGTGCTGACACCAGCATGGATGCTGCTGGGAGCGTGGAGCGTCCATCCCACCCTGCTGGGTTCTCTGTCTGTCCTCGACCCTGATGggttctgtctgtctgtccccaaccctgctgggttctgtctgtctgtccccaacCCTGCTGGGTTCTGTCTGTCCCCAACCCTGCTGggttctgtctgtctgtccccaacCCTGCTGGGTTCTGTCTGTCCCCAACCCTGCTGggttctgtctgtctgtcccaccctgctgggttctgtctgtctgtccccgaGCCTGCTGggttctgtctgtctgtccccgaGCCTGCTGggttctgtctgtctgtccccgaGCCTGCTGggttctgtctgtctgtccccgaGCCTGCTGggtcctgtctgtctgtccccaaccctgctgggttctgtctgtctgtccccagccctgctgggttctgtctgtctgtccccaaccctgctgggtcctgtctgtctgtccccgaGCCTGCTGggttctgtctgtctgtccccagccctgctgggttctgtctgtctgtccccaaccctgctgggttctgtctgtctgtccccaaccctgctgggttctgtctgtctgtccccaaccctgctgggttctgtctgtctgtccccaacCCTGCTGGGTTCTGTCTGTCCCCAACCCTGCTGggttctgtctgtctgtccccaacCCTGCTGGGTTCTGTCTGTCCCCAACCCTGCTGggttctgtctgtctgtccccaacCCTGTTGGGTTTTCTCTCCCATCCTGCTgggttttctctctcccaccctgttgggttttctctctctatcCCACCTTGCTGGATTCTCTGTTCCACCCTGCTGGGTTCTCTCTGTCCCACCCTgctgggttttctctctctatcCCACCTTGCTGGATTCTCTGTCCCACCCTGCTGGGTTCTCTCTGTCCCACCCTCATGAGTTCTCCCCGACCTTGCTGAGTTCTGTCTCTGTCCCACCCTGCTGGGTTCTGTCCCCCACCCTGATGAGTTCTGTCCTCACCCTAATGGATTCTCTCTGTCCCACCTTGCTGGGttctctctctgtgtctctcCCACCCTGATGGTTTCTCTCCCCTCCAGTCCAAGGAATCCTCGTCCGTGCTGAGCTGTGACATCTCAGCGGATGACAAGTACATCGTCACGGGCTCTGGGGACAAGAAGGCCACGGTCTACGAGGTCATCTACTGATGCTGGGACCTGCAGCCCTCGGAACGCTCCGGGAACGCCCAGGGGAGGCCCCGGGCCGGCCCAGCTCCGCCCGGCACCCGCCACGCTCGGATTTATTTGGAGATCTGCAACAACTCTGGCACACATGGAAGCCCTAAACggatttttatttggttttaaggttttggggttccttttgaaattttttttttttttttttttttggttttccgGTTCTTTCCGTCTGGCTTTGGTGGCACTATAAAGGACTCCTTTTTTTATtgggactttttttttgtgcatcCTGCATAAGACTTGTGAAAAATGTAAATACTGGACTAGGAGATAGCGTGGGAAGGGGGGACCCTCCCAGTACACTTAGTTGTGTATTTTTGTCTGCTGTAATTGTATTCCACTGATGGTTTTGGTGGTGGCAATTTtattctgggggttttttttggttggttttttttttgttttgttttttgggggtttttcccccccttttccttcccccctCCGGAAGCGTCCGTGGGGACTTTGCCatccaggctgagcagagatGTCCACTGGTGAAAAGTTGTTCCTCCTGTCGTGCGTCGTGTGTTAGTGATGGTGGGGAATCGCTCGGATCCTCAGCTACTGACGGGACATCAACACAATCAccttggggtttgttttttataGATGGATTTATGgatttatcctttttttttttttttttttttttttttttccgtgCTTGGATGTTTGAAGAAAAGGGGAAGCCCACGCAAGCCCTTCTTGGTCTTCGGACAGAAGCAAATGAGGAGTGATTTCAAAGAAAGCTTAGAAAATTCAGCTCAGGGAGCCACGAAAGATAATAGCAAACTTATGTGTTTTGTATTCAAATGAAAGTAAAGAATTAGAATTGAtaaccttgaaaaaaaaaaaagacaaaaaaaaaaatacagttttttttaaaagcGAAAAGTTTACTAACAAGTAGGGTTTGTGTGTGGTGGGGGGCTGTTTGTGGTCCTTGTGGGCTTTATGGTCTTGTGTCTTCTGGTTTTATGGAGCAACTCCCTCCCCCCACAGGCCTTTTGTACTAAAGGGTTccaaaaaggacaaaaaaaaaaaaaaaaaaaagacaaaaaaaagcaaaacgaAGACCTAACgggaaaataaaagtatttgtGTAGCAGAAGTGCTCACCTGTATCGTAGCACACGGCAGAGGATTTTTATACCACATTTTTATGGATTATTTTTGGCGAGTTGGATCTGGTCCAAaaggtaaaagaaaaacaaatgtttcTTGTGTTGAGGGGTTGAGGGGAGAATGGTTTGGGGAGGATGGAGAGGTGGGACCTGGAACTGCAGtccccccaggagcccccatcccttcccatccctcgGAGGGatccatcccttcccttcccttcccttcccttcccttcccttcccttcccttcccttcccttcccttcccttcccttcccttcccttcccttcccttcccttcccttcccttcccttcccttcccttcccttcccttcccttccctccggcggctgccagggcgggcagaggagctgggaaggaggggcagagctctcctgctctcctctcTGGTGTTCCCATCGCCGTGAGCGGGTTCTGAGCTGACCTGGGGGCTGTTCCAGGCTCTGTGAGAGGGTGGGATCAGTTTGGGGCGCTGGTGTGATCCAAGGAAGGAGAAGTTCTCTAAAGCTGCTTTTAGGGAAAGGCATTTTAGGGTGGTTTGGCTCAGATTAACCACTGCCCTTGGGGCCAGCAGAGCCTTGGAGGGGTCCAGGGGTGTCccagggctgttttggggtcggtttttgggattttggaggcagctctgccccttTCTGCCCCCTGACCCTGGGCACGGCATTCccggctgtgctgggaagggctggggggctctgccctgtgcccagggaccCCCTGGCATGGGGCCACCCCCAGCTCGTGTCCCCCAGGCTCCCTTTAGGGCCCTGCAGCTCGGGTTCTCCCCTGGAATGGCAGGAGTGAAATGCAGGAATTGCGCGTCCGGAGCCAGGCTCTCAACTTCACACCAAAGTATGTAGCAGAATCTGTACAGCTGTTAATAACTACCACTGGTTTTTGTAAAAAAGggccaaaaagagaaaaaaaaaaaaaaaaaaagaataaaaagtcaATGTACTGAAGCTCTACCGCAAGCAAAGTGTCTCTAAACCCTCTGATCCATGGAATTTCACTGAGGGGcgggaaaggcaggagaggggAGGGTTGGGGGGCACAGGACAGCCCTGACAGGGACCCCCGAGTTTGGGAGTGATGCTGGAGGTGGGAtggaggccaggatggatgGGAGGAATTCCCAGCCCTCGGCATCTCCCCCATGCCAGGGGATCCCAAAGCCcatccctcccttcctgcaCCCTGGCACTCGGCTCCTGCCGGCATTGGGGATGCAGGAGAGGGCTGGGAGTGGGAATCCTGCCCCAGGCAGTGCCTCCCACCGCCGGCATTGCAGCAGCGGCATTCCCGAGCTCCCTGCTGCAGACAAAGCCCGTCCCTGAGCGGGGCAGCCCTGCGGGGCTCCCGTGATGGATCCGGGCTGACAGCACCTGCTGCGagagaggcagggagggatggatggatggatggatggaggtgGGAGCAGCGCCCTGCCCGCCCCATGGATAATGGGCAGGGAAGTGCTCGGGAGTGCATTTCCACATCTCCATCCcgctgcaggctggggctgccacGGGGACCACTCAAAGGTCGGAATGGCGAGGAATGCTTTGTTGGGAGATGGGGAGGGGAAAGGGACCCTGAGTGGCGCTGGCTGtgcttccagccctgcccagcaaagggaaggaagggattcccatccctccccagctgcccttggcattccatggggtggattctgctgggaaggagctgctgggctctcCTACTCAGCTCCCAAATTTTATAATTCAATTATTCCCAC
Coding sequences:
- the TLE3 gene encoding transducin-like enhancer protein 3 isoform X5; translation: MYPQGRHPAPHQPGQPGFKFTVAESCDRIKDEFQFLQAQYHSLKVEYDKLANEKTEMQRHYVMYYEMSYGLNIEMHKQTEIAKRLNTILAQIMPFLSQEHQQQVAQAVERAKQVTMTELNAIIGQQLQAQHLSHAAHGPPVQLPPHPSGLQPPGIPPVTGTSSGLLALGALGSQAHLAVKDEKNHHDLDHRERDSSANNSVSPSESLRASEKHRSSTDYSIDSKKRKAEEKDSMSRYDSDGDKSDDLVVDVSNEDPATPRVSPAHSPPENGLDKARGLKKGDAPNSPASVASSSSTPSSKTKDLGHNDKSSTPGLKSNTPTPRNDAPTPGTSSTPGLRPMPGKPSGMDPLASALRTPISIAGSYAAPFAMMGHHEMNGSLTSPGAYAGLHNLPPQMSAAAAAAAAYGRSPMVSFGAVGFDPHPPMRAPGLPSSLASIPGGKPAYSFHVSADGQMQPVPFPHDALAGPGIPRHARQINTLSHGEVVCAVTISNPTRHVYTGGKGCVKIWDISQPGSKSPISQLDCLNRDNYIRSCKLLPDGRTLIVGGEASTLTIWDLASPTPRIKAELTSSAPACYALAISPDAKVCFSCCSDGNIAVWDLHNQTLVRQFQGHTDGASCIDISHDGTKLWTGGLDNTVRSWDLREGRQLQQHDFTSQIFSLGYCPTGEWLAVGMESSNVEVLHHTKPDKYQLHLHESCVLSLKFAYCGKWFVSTGKDNLLNAWRTPYGASIFQSKESSSVLSCDISADDKYIVTGSGDKKATVYEVIY
- the TLE3 gene encoding transducin-like enhancer protein 3 isoform X2; translated protein: MYPQGRHPAPHQPGQPGFKFTVAESCDRIKDEFQFLQAQYHSLKVEYDKLANEKTEMQRHYVMYYEMSYGLNIEMHKQTEIAKRLNTILAQIMPFLSQEHQQQVAQAVERAKQVTMTELNAIIGVRGLPNLPLTQQLQAQHLSHAAHGPPVQLPPHPSGLQPPGIPPVTGTSSGLLALGALGSQAHLAVKDEKNHHDLDHRERDSSANNSVSPSESLRASEKHRSSTDYSIDSKKRKAEEKDSMSRYDSDGDKSDDLVVDVSNEDPATPRVSPAHSPPENGLDKARGLKKGDAPNSPASVASSSSTPSSKTKDLGHNDKSSTPGLKSNTPTPRNDAPTPGTSSTPGLRPMPGKPSGMDPLASALRTPISIAGSYAAPFAMMGHHEMNGSLTSPGAYAGLHNLPPQMSAAAAAAAAYGRSPMVSFGAVGFDPHPPMRAPGLPSSLASIPGGKPAYSFHVSADGQMQPVPFPHDALAGPGIPRHARQINTLSHGEVVCAVTISNPTRHVYTGGKGCVKIWDISQPGSKSPISQLDCLNRDNYIRSCKLLPDGRTLIVGGEASTLTIWDLASPTPRIKAELTSSAPACYALAISPDAKVCFSCCSDGNIAVWDLHNQTLVRQFQGHTDGASCIDISHDGTKLWTGGLDNTVRSWDLREGRQLQQHDFTSQIFSLGYCPTGEWLAVGMESSNVEVLHHTKPDKYQLHLHESCVLSLKFAYCGKWFVSTGKDNLLNAWRTPYGASIFQSKESSSVLSCDISADDKYIVTGSGDKKATVYEVIY
- the TLE3 gene encoding transducin-like enhancer protein 3 isoform X7, with amino-acid sequence MYPQGRHPAPHQPGQPGFKFTVAESCDRIKDEFQFLQAQYHSLKVEYDKLANEKTEMQRHYVMYYEMSYGLNIEMHKQTEIAKRLNTILAQIMPFLSQEHQQQVAQAVERAKQVTMTELNAIIGQQLQAQHLSHAAHGPPVQLPPHPSGLQPPGIPPVTGTSSGLLALGALGSQAHLAVKDEKNHHDLDHRERDSSANNSVSPSESLRASEKHRSSTDYSIDSKKRKAEEKDSMSRYDSDGDKSDDLVVDVSNEDPATPRVSPAHSPPENGLDKARGLKKGDAPNSPASVASSSSTPSSKTKDLGHNDKSSTPGLKSNTPTPRNDAPTPGTSSTPGLRPMPGKPSGMDPLASALRTPISIAGSYAAPFAMMGHHEMNGSLTSPGAYAGLHNLPPQMSAAAAAAAAYGRSPMVGFDPHPPMRAPGLPSSLASIPGGKPAYSFHVSADGQMQPVPFPHDALAGPGIPRHARQINTLSHGEVVCAVTISNPTRHVYTGGKGCVKIWDISQPGSKSPISQLDCLNRDNYIRSCKLLPDGRTLIVGGEASTLTIWDLASPTPRIKAELTSSAPACYALAISPDAKVCFSCCSDGNIAVWDLHNQTLVRQFQGHTDGASCIDISHDGTKLWTGGLDNTVRSWDLREGRQLQQHDFTSQIFSLGYCPTGEWLAVGMESSNVEVLHHTKPDKYQLHLHESCVLSLKFAYCGKWFVSTGKDNLLNAWRTPYGASIFQSKESSSVLSCDISADDKYIVTGSGDKKATVYEVIY